In Ferrimicrobium sp., the genomic stretch GCGTGGCAGTTCCGTGAAAAAGGCGGCGTTCATGGCGTTGAGTTTGGCGGGACGGTTGAGGACTAACGCCCCAATCCCATCGTTGATCTCGATCTCTAGGGTCTCCATGGCTCTCCTTTTGGTGGTGCATCGTGGACACTTCCTAGGTTATCACTATGATGGTAGGGTAAACTAGCACCTTGGCGGTGCGAAGGTGGCAAACAGTATCGAAGGAGATCGCGTGAAGTCCCTAGGGAAGGATATGTCCTGGGAGCTGCCAGCTCGCAGTATGACGAGGGCGGCTGAAGCTGAACGACTGGAGCAGCCGACGGAAGCCCTGGAGTGCTGGAGATACTCTCCAGTTGACGAGATCGAATGGGAGCGCTACCAGAAGACCTGTTCGGCGACGAACGATGATCTTTGGGCAAGAGGGGCGCAGATACTCTCGACCTTTGGCGAGGTGGATGCGACCGTGCGTGTCGATGGTGGCCGGCTGGTGGTGGGTGGAACTGAGGTACCCGGGTTGACGGTGTCTCAGGCAGAGGCCGTCGGTGAGTTTCTTCGCGAGGAGGACGAAAGTCTGCTGACGCTTGGCAGCCTGCTGGCTCCTGGTCGCGTCGAGATCAAAGTTGAGGCTCCACTCCGACGGCTGGGCATTATCACCGCTGGAACGGGTGACGATGCTGGGCTGTGGAGTTGGCTTCGACTCTCGGTGGCCCCCGATGTCGAACTCGAAGTCATCCATGTCGACCTCTTGACCGGGTCGGTCATGCACCTCCCGATTCTTGAGATCATTGGCCACGAGCGGTCATCGGTGGTCTATCGCCATCAGCTCGAACACGACCAAAAGGCTCTCAG encodes the following:
- a CDS encoding SufD family Fe-S cluster assembly protein encodes the protein MKSLGKDMSWELPARSMTRAAEAERLEQPTEALECWRYSPVDEIEWERYQKTCSATNDDLWARGAQILSTFGEVDATVRVDGGRLVVGGTEVPGLTVSQAEAVGEFLREEDESLLTLGSLLAPGRVEIKVEAPLRRLGIITAGTGDDAGLWSWLRLSVAPDVELEVIHVDLLTGSVMHLPILEIIGHERSSVVYRHQLEHDQKALSLGYVRFRLGPEASLELDAASAHQGYTRVRTDGILEGTRAQAVIRVGYVVGAHERVDYRTFITHDAPSTTSNLLYKGVVNGDGTSIYTGMITITPLGRGSEAFQTNRNVLLSEDALAWSVPNLDIQISDVKCSHASTVGPIDEEELFYLASKGFPAEEARRTLARAFFADMGDTFAVEQQRLRAAVDEKWEAGA